Proteins encoded together in one Caballeronia sp. NK8 window:
- a CDS encoding DUF1345 domain-containing protein, whose amino-acid sequence MKQILPSVLRNRPRALIGLLIGGVVAALIPAHVRPTARALLGWDTAVWLYLVLIWLKMATARQSDVQELAEREDENAATVLMIVSVAAIASIVAIVVELSTAKNMGAGAVLHYLLTGATMLGAWFLIPTMFTLHYARHYYQSPDNDPALKFPDQHLKPDYWDFLYFSFTIAVASQTADVALASTSARRTALGQAVLSFFFNLAVLGLSINIAASMVGG is encoded by the coding sequence ATGAAGCAGATTCTCCCGTCCGTACTGCGCAACCGGCCGCGCGCCCTGATCGGCCTGCTGATCGGTGGCGTCGTGGCCGCTCTGATTCCGGCGCACGTGCGTCCGACTGCGCGCGCACTGCTCGGCTGGGACACGGCGGTGTGGCTCTATCTTGTGCTGATCTGGCTGAAGATGGCGACCGCGCGTCAGAGCGACGTGCAGGAGCTCGCCGAGCGCGAGGACGAGAACGCCGCGACCGTGCTGATGATCGTGAGCGTCGCGGCGATCGCGAGCATCGTCGCGATCGTCGTGGAGTTGTCGACCGCGAAAAACATGGGCGCCGGCGCGGTGCTGCATTACCTGCTGACCGGCGCGACGATGCTCGGCGCCTGGTTCCTGATCCCGACGATGTTCACGCTGCACTACGCGCGGCACTACTATCAGTCGCCGGACAACGACCCCGCGCTCAAGTTTCCCGACCAGCATCTGAAGCCCGATTACTGGGACTTCCTCTACTTCTCCTTCACTATCGCCGTGGCCTCGCAGACCGCCGATGTCGCGCTCGCCTCGACCTCCGCGCGCCGCACGGCGCTCGGGCAAGCGGTGCTGTCGTTCTTCTTCAATCTCGCGGTGCTCGGGCTCTCCATCAATATCGCCGCGAGCATGGTCGGCGGCTGA